In a genomic window of Wyeomyia smithii strain HCP4-BCI-WySm-NY-G18 chromosome 1, ASM2978416v1, whole genome shotgun sequence:
- the LOC129718539 gene encoding cartilage oligomeric matrix protein-like gives MIEKITITMLLALLLSQATSTEHYRYGDSRDWYLDHIYLPNRNPVLPPNTDSFPGMDAPMYNYDCDAYFNLIKDELTLLRNLVDKCTDCGRDHTFPIKGSEFCSADLCFKGVACIGSPNGSEPLCGLCPIGYDGDGRNCSKRNECLKNPCFAGVDCDMTDEYPYFRCGKCPPGYEGNGINCSQADTCAVKPCFEGVSCRWISAAPHYECGQCPSGFEGHGRFCSRNACMQKPCYPGVSCFRKNIDPFFTCGECPVGKAGNGVLCGVDSDLDGYPDEKLNCPDATCAKDNCVTVPNSGQEDSDANGIGDLCQKDIDSDDVNNEQDNCPYVANRDQSDADKDKIGDRCDNCPMISNAAQQDMDGDGVGDDCDEDADGDRLGKSVDNCAWIFNPNQEDFDGDGVGDACDNCPKHSNANQDDSDGDGIGDVCDTQQDSDEDGIQDDRDNCPEIANANQLDSDDDGVGDACDNDKDNDGITDETDNCLLIPNADQEDVNKDGIGDACETDFDGDSIADWKDNCPRNGRITQSDFRNFQSVRLDPHGSSQDDPYWEVRNLGAEIFQKLNSDPGLAVGKHRLEGIDFEGTFHIATPNSWLDDDFVGFVFGYVNNRKFFFVSWKRADQEYWESKPFNAKATSGILLKLVNSKTGPGVGLRNSLWNDGSITGQTKLLWQDPKKQGWNFDTSYRWKLLHRPVIGLIRFRLYQGSRMIADSGNIFNGSIKGGRLGVYCFSQELITWSNLVYNCNDKIPKDIYDEIRPKLSQAQLNKVSVGDNIW, from the exons ATGATCGAGAAAATCACCATCACAATGCTGCTAGCGTTACTGCTCAGCCAGGCCACTTCCACTGAGCATTATCGCTATGGAGATTCTCGGGATTGGTACTTGGATCACATCTACCTCCCGAATAGAAATCCAGTCCTTCCGCCTAACACGGACTCCTTTCCAGGGATGGATGCTCCAATGTACAATTACGATTGTGATG ccTACTTTAATCTGATCAAGGATGAGCTGACCTTACTTCGTAACCTAGTTGACAAGTGTACTGATTGTGGACGTGATCATACCTTCCCCATTAAAGGGAGTGAATTCTGTTCGGCAGATCTTTGCTTCAAAGGGGTCGCATGTATTGGATCACCGAACGGAAGCGAGCCACTTTGTGGACTTTGTCCCATCGGGTATGATGGTGATGGACGGAACTGTTCCAAACGGAATGAATGTCTAAAGAATCCGTGCTTTGCTGGAGTAGACTGCGATATGACAGACGAATATCCATACTTTCGCTGCGGGAAATGTCCTCCCGGATACGAAGGTAATGGCATCAACTGCAGCCAAGCAGACACATGTGCAGTAAAGCCGTGTTTCGAGGGCGTCAGCTGTCGATGGATATCCGCTGCTCCCCATTACGAGTGCGGCCAATGTCCGTCTGGTTTCGAAGGACATGGAAGGTTCTGCAGTAGAAACGCTTGCATGCAAAAGCCCTGTTATCCCGGGGTGTCCTGTTTCCGAAAGAATATCGATCCATTTTTCACCTGTGGAGAGTGTCCGGTGGGTAAAGCCGGTAACGGAGTTCTGTGTGGTGTGGATAGTGATTTGGATGGTTATCCCGATGAGAAGTTGAATTGCCCGGATGCGACTTGTGCGAAAGATAACTGTGTCACAGTGCCGAACTCAGGGCAGGAGGACAGTGACGCTAACGGAATCGGCGATCTATGCCAGAAAGATATCGATTCGGATGATGTTAATAATGAACAGGATAATTGTCCATACGTAGCCAATAGGGACCAAAGCGATGCAGACAAAGATAAGATTGGTGATCGGTGTGATAACTGTCCTATGATAAGCAACGCCGCTCAGCAGGACATGGACGGGGATGGTGTGGGAGATGATTGCGATGAAGACGCCGATGGCGATAGATTGGGTAAATCTGTCGACAACTGTGCGTGGATTTTCAATCCAAATCAGGAAGATTTTGATGGTGATGGTGTTGGAGATGCATGTGATAACTGTCCAAAACATTCAAACGCAAATCAGGATGACTCCGATGGCGACGGCATTGGAGACGTGTGTGACACGCAGCAGGATTCAGACGAAGATGGTATCCAAGATGATAGGGACAATTGTCCCGAGATAGCGAATGCTAATCAGTTGGACAGCGATGATGATGGCGTTGGGGATGCTTGCGATAACGATAAAGATAACGACGGCATTACAGATGAAACAGACAACTGCTTGCTTATTCCGAATGCTGATCAAGAGGATGTTAACA AGGATGGCATAGGTGATGCCTGTGAAACAGATTTCGATGGCGACAGTATTGCAGACTGGAAGGACAACTGCCCACGCAATGGAAGAATAACACAATCCGATTTTCGTAACTTCCAATCCGTAAGGCTGGATCCACATGGTTCTAGCCAAGACGATCCGTACTGGGAGGTTCGGAATCTAGGAGCCGAAATATTTCAGAAGCTTAACAGTGATCCTGGATTGGCAGTTGG TAAACATCGTCTAGAAGGTATTGATTTTGAAGGTACCTTTCACATTGCCACACCCAATTCCTGGCTTGATGATGATTTTGTGGGTTTTGTTTTCGGTTATGTAAACAATCGAAAATTCTTCTTCGTTTCGTGGAAAAGAGCTGATCAAGAGTATTGGGAATCGAAGCCATTCAACGCAAAAGCTACCTCAGGTATCCTATTGAAATTAGTCAATAGCAAAACTGGTCCTGGGGTTGGTTTACGAAACAGTTTGTGGAATGATGGCAGCATTACCGGCCAAACGAAGCTACTTTGGCAAGACCCCAAGAAGCAAGGTTGGAACTTTGACACATCATATCGGTGGAAGCTGCTGCATCGGCCGGTAATAGGACTGATTCGATTCCGTTTGTACCAGGGTAGCAGGATGATtgccgattccggaaatatattcaATGGCAGTATCAAAGGTGGCCGATTAGGAGTCTACTGTTTCTCGCAAGAACTAATAACCTGGTCAAACTTGGTATACAACTGCAATG ataaaatCCCAAAAGACATTTATGATGAAATTCGCCCAAAACTATCCCAGGCGCAGCTTAATAAAGTATCTGTTGGCGATAACATTTGGTAA